In one Brevibacillus choshinensis genomic region, the following are encoded:
- a CDS encoding carbon-nitrogen hydrolase family protein, translating to MSFQIVMAQLGATDDKNVNLQKAEKALQEATEVYGADLVVFPEAYMSYFIVGTPREVKLNDAEAIDGPFVSGMCELAHKYSVWIIFGMREKAEDPEDDRVYNSVVLADSKGQVVSTYRKTHLYDAFGAKESSSIKPGDSLFQPVDTPFGKIGLLVCYELRFPEISRYQALHGADVLIVPSGWVKGPVKERHWESLVTVRALENTTYVIACNQVNDHYIGQSLVVDPMGVVLARGVETEGLIPCRIDLERVQEVRSKLPSHLHRQPELYV from the coding sequence ATGTCCTTTCAAATCGTGATGGCCCAGCTGGGGGCGACGGATGACAAGAACGTAAATCTGCAGAAAGCGGAAAAGGCGCTGCAGGAGGCGACTGAAGTGTATGGGGCGGATTTGGTGGTCTTCCCCGAGGCGTATATGAGTTATTTTATCGTCGGTACGCCACGCGAGGTGAAGCTGAACGATGCGGAGGCGATCGACGGCCCGTTCGTGAGCGGGATGTGCGAGCTCGCGCACAAGTACAGCGTGTGGATCATTTTTGGCATGAGAGAAAAGGCGGAAGACCCGGAGGATGACAGGGTGTACAACTCTGTCGTCCTGGCAGATTCTAAAGGTCAGGTCGTGAGCACGTACCGGAAAACGCATTTGTACGATGCTTTCGGAGCAAAGGAATCGTCCTCGATCAAGCCGGGCGATTCCTTGTTCCAGCCGGTCGATACGCCTTTTGGTAAAATCGGACTGCTCGTTTGCTACGAATTGCGCTTTCCGGAAATTTCCCGCTATCAGGCATTACACGGTGCAGACGTCCTGATCGTTCCCTCCGGTTGGGTGAAGGGACCTGTGAAGGAAAGGCATTGGGAGAGTCTGGTGACGGTACGGGCATTGGAAAATACGACTTATGTCATCGCGTGCAACCAGGTAAACGACCATTATATCGGGCAGAGTCTCGTCGTGGATCCGATGGGGGTAGTCCTGGCGCGCGGGGTGGAGACGGAAGGGCTCATCCCTTGTCGAATCGATCTGGAACGCGTGCAGGAAGTGCGTTCCAAGCTACCCTCTCATTTGCACCGGCAGCCAGAGTTGTACGTCTGA
- a CDS encoding glutathione ABC transporter substrate-binding protein has protein sequence MKRKRIGKWAGPIVLAFSLLVSACGTSETSSPGAEVEAKDLIVGLTGDPVSLDPHIATDTISSLINYQVLDTLVAFNDKMEIVPRLAESWTVSEDGKTWTFKLRQGVTFQDGTPFNAEAVKTNFERVADKGKKLSRRVLVGQFIDKITTNGDSEVVFQLNTPQGPFLNNLAVTASGILSPKSIKENEQGIAKNPVGTGPFKFKEWTPGNQVVLEANPQYWGGKPGVKSVTFKPVPENAARVIMLETGEADVIEKVPASEFERLKSNDEVQVVSRPTNRVLYVGINTTVAPFDQVKVRQALNYAIDRETLVNKLYEGRVKLATASVAAQTFGYSDVGAYAYDADKAKQLLKEAGVKEGTKIRLILAANVIQDRPAAEFVQNNLQKIGLDVELKILELGSYLETLKDPSTYELFVRGASASTGDADSVLSDGLLSTSATNYSHYANPKVDEWIKTGAAQTKPDERQKSYAEALKLIKEEAPWISLHEDVGYVGMRKNIEGVEVQPTYIWDLRKVVKK, from the coding sequence ATGAAACGAAAGCGGATTGGGAAATGGGCAGGTCCTATCGTATTGGCTTTCTCTCTACTTGTATCAGCTTGTGGTACAAGCGAGACTTCCTCTCCGGGAGCGGAAGTGGAAGCGAAGGATTTGATCGTAGGATTGACGGGAGATCCGGTAAGCTTGGACCCGCATATTGCGACAGACACGATTTCCAGCCTGATTAACTATCAAGTATTGGATACGCTGGTTGCCTTCAATGACAAAATGGAGATCGTTCCACGCTTGGCCGAGAGCTGGACGGTTTCCGAGGACGGGAAAACCTGGACCTTCAAGCTCAGACAGGGAGTTACCTTCCAGGACGGGACGCCTTTTAATGCCGAAGCGGTGAAAACGAATTTCGAGCGGGTGGCTGACAAGGGGAAAAAGCTGAGCAGACGTGTGCTGGTGGGCCAATTCATCGACAAGATCACCACAAATGGCGACTCAGAGGTAGTCTTTCAGCTGAACACCCCACAAGGACCCTTTTTAAATAACTTAGCAGTCACGGCGAGCGGGATCCTCAGTCCCAAGTCGATCAAAGAAAACGAGCAAGGAATCGCGAAAAATCCGGTAGGAACAGGACCGTTCAAGTTCAAGGAATGGACACCTGGAAACCAGGTGGTGCTGGAGGCAAACCCGCAGTATTGGGGTGGGAAGCCAGGGGTCAAATCTGTCACTTTCAAACCGGTACCTGAAAATGCGGCACGTGTCATTATGCTGGAAACGGGTGAAGCAGACGTGATCGAAAAAGTCCCAGCTTCGGAATTCGAGCGACTGAAATCAAACGACGAAGTGCAGGTCGTTTCCAGGCCGACGAATCGAGTGCTGTACGTTGGGATCAACACCACGGTCGCTCCCTTTGACCAGGTGAAGGTACGACAGGCATTAAACTACGCGATTGATCGGGAGACATTGGTAAACAAGCTTTACGAAGGTCGGGTCAAGCTGGCAACGGCATCCGTGGCTGCACAAACGTTTGGCTACAGTGATGTGGGAGCCTATGCGTATGACGCAGACAAAGCAAAGCAATTGTTGAAGGAAGCGGGAGTCAAAGAAGGAACCAAAATTCGTTTGATCTTGGCTGCGAATGTGATTCAAGACCGTCCGGCTGCCGAGTTTGTACAGAACAATTTGCAAAAAATAGGCCTGGATGTGGAGTTGAAGATTCTCGAATTGGGATCGTATTTGGAAACGTTGAAAGATCCATCCACCTATGAATTGTTCGTCCGAGGTGCTTCTGCCTCTACTGGGGATGCTGATTCCGTCCTTAGTGATGGCCTCTTGTCTACGAGTGCAACGAACTACTCCCACTATGCGAATCCAAAGGTTGACGAGTGGATCAAGACTGGGGCTGCTCAGACCAAGCCGGATGAACGTCAAAAATCGTACGCCGAAGCACTCAAGCTGATCAAGGAAGAGGCGCCGTGGATCTCGCTTCACGAGGATGTGGGGTATGTCGGCATGCGGAAAAACATAGAGGGTGTCGAGGTTCAACCGACGTATATCTGGGACTTGCGAAAAGTAGTGAAAAAATAA
- a CDS encoding RraA family protein, producing MFTVKPRVQGVTQEILDLYETVSPSTIGHFTDFGFLNGLTPLFRPIRLVGNAVTVRIPHIDATAIRHALDLVEPGDVLVIDMSGDEKRACWGEFLTYAAVTKKVAGVIISGCVTDVRPIMELGFPVFSLGVSALTTRTLGIEGEVNTTVSICGVAIHPGDLIVADDDGVFVVSPDQAKEFGERALEKQQKELQMRTERGYDRLFESRVTRT from the coding sequence TTGTTTACTGTTAAGCCAAGAGTACAAGGAGTAACGCAAGAGATTCTCGATCTTTACGAGACAGTCAGTCCATCGACCATTGGACATTTCACGGATTTTGGTTTTCTGAATGGACTTACGCCGTTGTTTCGACCCATTCGTCTGGTGGGCAATGCCGTGACGGTACGGATCCCGCATATCGATGCGACGGCGATTCGTCATGCTTTGGACCTGGTAGAGCCGGGGGATGTTCTCGTTATCGATATGTCGGGTGACGAGAAGCGCGCATGCTGGGGGGAGTTTTTGACGTATGCGGCTGTAACGAAAAAAGTTGCGGGCGTCATCATTTCCGGGTGCGTGACGGATGTTCGCCCAATTATGGAATTAGGCTTCCCTGTCTTTTCTCTAGGGGTGAGTGCGCTCACGACCCGTACGCTGGGAATCGAGGGAGAGGTCAATACGACTGTGAGCATTTGTGGAGTGGCAATCCATCCGGGAGATTTGATCGTAGCCGATGATGACGGTGTATTTGTAGTAAGTCCTGATCAGGCAAAAGAGTTCGGGGAGAGAGCCTTGGAAAAACAGCAGAAGGAATTGCAGATGCGTACAGAGCGTGGGTACGACAGGCTTTTTGAATCCCGTGTGACGCGGACTTGA
- a CDS encoding sigma 54-interacting transcriptional regulator, with protein MTTKIAIVGQGDFINLAKRVTAKLAHKLNVHLQLLEINLADSPGLVPSILSLIEKIDTDIIITGRFIEGLLVGKTSIPIIHLHLTPSDILAAVNQAIPYSRRIAIAMAELADLRYDFSTLQDLLNIKLEYINYNTPPELQLKIREFSEKDGSVIGTGLAVRYAKQYGMQGTLIYTENSIVESIERALEIIHFKREEEKRNQAFMAIINSVRDGIIATSSHDEITIVNDAARLLLQLPAENLVGKDLSNALSHLSLQELAHEDSFQDKIIKCKQSRLNTTKTGIYQKNVKIGNVLTFQDMTHIQNIEQKYRLENEAKGQVARAHFEDIISTNATMIQTVERAKRFSLTDSTILIIGETGTGKELLAQSIHNHSDRKSQPFVAINCAALPETLLESQLFGYEDGAFTGASKNGKKGLFEIAHNGTVFLDEINSISLHFQARLLRVLQEKEVVRVGGNKVIPINIRVVAATNEDLLPLVKTSKFRADLYYRLNVLKLNIPPLRDRLEDIPLLTMQFLLHQNKELYHYIKPCIEKLCAELQKYTYPGNIRELYNILERFSILCEPEKVQNFETCKEIIWECMEDRSNDFGGNDQKLEFDLHESYRESLIAAERVIMTKYIDKYYGDKTMLASKLGMGRTTFYRKLKELGISY; from the coding sequence ATGACAACCAAGATCGCAATCGTGGGACAGGGTGATTTTATTAACCTAGCCAAGCGCGTCACCGCCAAGCTCGCCCACAAACTGAATGTTCATTTGCAGTTGTTAGAAATCAATTTGGCCGATTCTCCTGGATTGGTGCCTTCCATCCTCTCGCTGATCGAAAAGATCGACACCGACATCATCATCACCGGCCGTTTTATCGAAGGACTGCTCGTAGGCAAGACCAGTATCCCGATCATTCACCTGCATCTGACGCCTTCGGATATACTGGCTGCCGTCAATCAGGCCATTCCTTACTCGCGCCGAATCGCGATCGCGATGGCGGAGCTGGCAGATTTGAGATACGACTTTTCTACCTTGCAGGATCTTTTGAATATCAAGCTGGAATACATCAACTACAACACCCCACCAGAACTACAGCTCAAAATAAGGGAATTTTCCGAAAAAGATGGCTCCGTGATTGGAACGGGACTAGCGGTCCGATATGCGAAGCAATACGGAATGCAAGGAACGCTTATCTATACCGAGAACAGCATTGTCGAGTCAATCGAGCGCGCTTTGGAAATCATTCATTTTAAAAGAGAAGAAGAAAAACGCAATCAGGCCTTTATGGCCATCATCAATTCTGTGCGCGACGGTATCATCGCGACGAGCAGCCACGACGAGATTACCATCGTCAACGATGCGGCCCGCCTGCTCCTCCAACTTCCTGCTGAAAATCTCGTAGGTAAAGACCTATCCAACGCTCTCTCCCATCTCTCTTTGCAGGAGCTCGCTCATGAGGACAGCTTCCAGGACAAGATCATCAAATGCAAGCAATCCCGGCTGAATACAACCAAAACCGGAATCTATCAAAAGAATGTCAAAATCGGCAACGTCCTCACCTTTCAGGACATGACTCACATCCAGAATATCGAACAAAAGTACCGGCTGGAGAATGAAGCGAAGGGGCAGGTAGCCAGAGCTCATTTTGAAGATATCATCAGCACCAACGCAACCATGATCCAAACCGTGGAACGCGCCAAACGGTTCTCGTTGACCGACTCCACAATCCTGATCATTGGAGAAACCGGAACAGGAAAAGAGCTTTTGGCCCAGAGCATCCACAATCACAGCGACCGAAAATCGCAGCCCTTTGTCGCTATCAATTGTGCAGCCTTGCCGGAAACTCTCCTCGAGAGCCAGCTCTTTGGATATGAGGACGGAGCGTTTACAGGCGCCTCCAAAAACGGGAAAAAGGGACTTTTTGAAATCGCCCACAACGGTACGGTCTTTCTGGATGAGATCAATTCCATTTCTCTTCATTTTCAGGCGCGGTTATTGCGGGTTCTCCAGGAAAAAGAAGTCGTCCGTGTCGGGGGAAACAAGGTCATTCCCATTAATATCCGAGTCGTCGCGGCCACCAATGAGGACTTGCTGCCCTTGGTGAAAACCAGCAAATTCCGAGCTGATCTCTACTACAGGCTAAACGTTTTGAAGCTGAATATTCCTCCCCTGCGCGATCGGCTGGAGGATATTCCGCTTTTGACTATGCAATTTTTACTGCATCAAAACAAGGAGCTCTATCATTACATCAAACCGTGCATCGAGAAATTGTGCGCGGAGCTACAGAAGTATACATATCCCGGAAACATCCGCGAGCTCTACAATATTTTGGAGCGCTTTTCTATCCTGTGCGAGCCGGAGAAGGTGCAGAATTTCGAGACCTGTAAAGAGATCATCTGGGAATGCATGGAGGACCGATCTAATGATTTTGGAGGCAACGACCAGAAGCTGGAGTTTGACCTGCACGAAAGCTATCGTGAGAGCTTGATCGCGGCAGAACGCGTGATCATGACCAAGTACATCGATAAATATTATGGGGATAAGACCATGCTCGCCTCCAAGCTCGGAATGGGGCGAACGACCTTCTACAGGAAGCTGAAGGAATTGGGGATTTCATACTGA
- a CDS encoding glucose 1-dehydrogenase has protein sequence MGRLSGKVAIITGAAMGMGASEAKLFAQEGAKVIATDVQVETLNQVVQEIKENGGDAVAIKHNVTSEEEWKSVIAEAVSLYGKVDVLVNNAGVSSPKTIANMEMAEWNKVMDINLNGCVIGMKYVIPEMKKAGGGSIINISSIGGIVGMAGTSPYTAAKGALRVLSKSAAVEYGKDRIRVNSLHPGIVVTPMTLPSMEEGGAIPYYQTYTQLPYFGEPEDIAYGAIFLASDESRFMTGAELVIDGGWTAL, from the coding sequence ATGGGTCGTTTGAGCGGAAAAGTAGCAATCATTACTGGTGCTGCAATGGGGATGGGTGCTTCCGAAGCAAAGCTATTTGCACAAGAAGGAGCAAAGGTAATCGCTACAGATGTTCAGGTTGAAACATTGAACCAAGTGGTACAGGAAATTAAAGAAAATGGCGGCGACGCAGTAGCCATTAAACATAATGTGACATCGGAAGAGGAATGGAAATCCGTGATAGCCGAAGCGGTAAGTCTTTACGGAAAAGTGGACGTTCTGGTGAACAATGCAGGTGTATCTTCACCGAAAACCATTGCCAACATGGAGATGGCTGAATGGAACAAAGTGATGGATATCAACCTAAATGGTTGTGTGATCGGGATGAAGTATGTGATCCCGGAAATGAAAAAAGCGGGTGGAGGCTCGATCATCAACATTTCTTCGATTGGCGGCATTGTGGGGATGGCGGGTACAAGCCCGTATACGGCTGCCAAAGGAGCACTGCGTGTGCTTTCCAAATCAGCTGCTGTCGAGTATGGAAAAGACAGAATTCGCGTCAACTCCTTGCACCCGGGTATCGTTGTCACACCGATGACATTACCGTCGATGGAAGAAGGGGGAGCGATACCGTACTATCAAACGTACACACAGCTTCCGTACTTCGGTGAACCAGAAGATATCGCCTATGGAGCTATTTTCCTAGCGTCGGATGAATCGCGTTTCATGACAGGCGCTGAATTAGTGATTGATGGTGGATGGACTGCTCTGTAA
- a CDS encoding TetR/AcrR family transcriptional regulator: MSKKDQKLDPRVIRTRLMLRDALVELIHEHGYEKITVQDITKRATLNRATFYLHYRDKLDLFYQSSEEIVSDLVESMNLAFAEKEKFDWQSDQPHENFIHLFEQISQNGRLYKVFLTERNMPHFTSRLMDVLIDFIAKGINNMQPDDDRLTVPREFAIRYFAAAFLGVIVWWLEKDMPYTPKYMATQLMRVAIKGPYLDNPFIQ; this comes from the coding sequence ATGTCGAAGAAAGATCAAAAGCTGGACCCACGCGTCATCCGGACTCGTCTAATGCTGCGAGACGCCCTTGTTGAATTGATTCATGAACATGGCTACGAGAAGATCACCGTTCAAGATATAACGAAACGCGCAACGCTTAACCGTGCGACCTTCTACCTGCACTATCGCGACAAACTCGATCTTTTCTATCAGAGCTCAGAGGAAATCGTAAGCGACCTAGTCGAGAGTATGAACTTGGCTTTTGCTGAAAAAGAGAAATTCGACTGGCAAAGTGATCAGCCTCACGAGAATTTTATCCACCTATTTGAACAGATTTCGCAGAACGGCAGGCTGTACAAGGTGTTTTTGACAGAAAGAAACATGCCCCACTTCACATCCCGCCTGATGGACGTACTGATCGATTTTATCGCAAAAGGCATCAACAATATGCAACCGGATGATGATCGCCTTACGGTGCCGAGAGAATTCGCCATTCGGTACTTTGCCGCGGCTTTCCTAGGAGTGATTGTGTGGTGGCTAGAAAAAGACATGCCTTACACCCCAAAATATATGGCCACCCAGCTCATGCGCGTCGCCATCAAGGGACCATACCTCGATAATCCATTTATCCAATAG
- a CDS encoding energy-coupling factor ABC transporter ATP-binding protein yields the protein MTSWLLEFSNLHYTYPGGQKSVLNGVSLGIPEGKKCALLGRNGCGKSTLFLHANGILQPQQGQVSWRGNPFVYKRSFLQEMTQKVGLVFQDPEHQLIASTVSEDISYGLFNRKLPPEVIREKVGNILETFGMTELAEVPIHHLSLGQKRRLAVAGVMVLEPELLLLDEPTAYLDRYQTKNLLRELDHIHQNGTTVLMATHDMDIAFEWAEWICVMDGGRLIFAGEPQEALAQREMLESLHLGMPLLAEVWEVLPESLKRDMGGIPRSVEELKKKLEAKQEVASV from the coding sequence TTGACATCATGGTTACTTGAATTCTCTAACTTGCACTACACGTATCCAGGCGGCCAGAAGTCTGTGTTGAATGGGGTAAGCTTGGGAATTCCAGAAGGGAAGAAATGTGCCCTGCTCGGACGAAATGGCTGCGGCAAATCGACGCTGTTTCTACACGCAAACGGGATTCTCCAGCCCCAGCAAGGACAGGTCTCGTGGAGAGGCAATCCGTTTGTCTACAAGCGCTCCTTTTTGCAGGAGATGACGCAAAAAGTGGGACTGGTTTTTCAGGATCCCGAGCATCAGCTGATAGCGAGTACGGTCTCGGAGGATATCTCGTACGGCTTGTTCAACAGAAAGCTGCCACCGGAGGTAATCCGGGAAAAGGTAGGGAATATTCTCGAGACTTTCGGGATGACAGAGCTAGCGGAAGTCCCCATTCACCACTTGAGTCTGGGGCAAAAAAGACGTCTCGCTGTGGCAGGCGTCATGGTTTTGGAGCCGGAACTATTATTGCTCGATGAGCCGACTGCTTACCTCGATCGCTATCAGACGAAAAATCTGCTACGCGAGCTGGACCATATTCATCAGAATGGAACCACTGTTCTGATGGCTACGCATGATATGGATATAGCCTTTGAGTGGGCAGAGTGGATTTGTGTCATGGATGGAGGACGTCTGATCTTTGCGGGAGAACCTCAGGAGGCGCTTGCGCAAAGAGAGATGCTGGAGAGCCTGCATCTAGGCATGCCGTTGCTCGCAGAGGTGTGGGAGGTCTTGCCCGAATCACTGAAAAGGGATATGGGCGGGATTCCTCGATCCGTAGAAGAGTTAAAGAAAAAGCTGGAAGCAAAACAGGAGGTCGCCTCAGTGTGA
- the cbiQ gene encoding cobalt ECF transporter T component CbiQ — MNWQQLDSLSYQNHLRHLPPAHKLLFGCVLLLLVLTGHSLVQLIVFLWMGVWVVRYAHIPLRYHLLFLTLPLSFFVAGLPALLFDLARSGSSAIPADALVTWKAGSYIIFIAPASVTRALELFYRILGSLSCFSFLLFTVPFAEILQVFRRIGMPEIITDLLMIMYRFIFVLFDTSFQLWVAQRSRGGHQGFRSLLRDVSMVASQLFIRAMRKYQSLSMGIAARGYGDSFHVQSLRIHARSVRYEWESVLGCLVLILLESLTGGWRF; from the coding sequence ATGAACTGGCAGCAGCTAGATTCCCTATCCTATCAAAATCACTTGAGACATTTGCCGCCAGCTCACAAGCTTTTGTTTGGTTGCGTGCTGCTATTGCTGGTTTTAACGGGACATTCACTCGTGCAACTGATTGTGTTTCTCTGGATGGGAGTGTGGGTGGTTCGTTATGCCCACATTCCTCTCCGGTACCATCTTCTGTTTCTGACCCTCCCGTTATCTTTCTTTGTAGCGGGTTTACCAGCGCTGCTATTTGATCTGGCTCGCAGCGGGTCGAGTGCCATTCCGGCTGACGCGCTGGTAACGTGGAAAGCTGGATCGTATATCATTTTCATTGCACCTGCGTCCGTTACCCGGGCGCTGGAATTGTTTTATCGGATACTAGGAAGCTTGTCCTGTTTCTCGTTTCTGCTGTTTACCGTTCCATTCGCAGAAATCTTGCAGGTTTTTCGCAGGATCGGGATGCCGGAGATCATCACCGATCTGTTGATGATCATGTATCGCTTTATTTTTGTATTATTCGATACGTCGTTTCAACTGTGGGTGGCCCAGCGATCACGTGGCGGTCATCAAGGTTTCCGTTCGCTTTTGCGCGATGTCAGTATGGTAGCGAGCCAGTTGTTTATCCGTGCGATGCGAAAATATCAGTCGCTGTCCATGGGGATCGCAGCCAGAGGGTACGGAGATAGCTTTCATGTGCAAAGCCTGCGCATCCATGCTCGCTCGGTGCGATACGAGTGGGAGTCTGTGCTTGGGTGCCTCGTGCTGATTCTGCTTGAGAGCCTGACGGGAGGTTGGCGGTTTTGA
- a CDS encoding energy-coupling factor ABC transporter substrate-binding protein — MKKGMNWLLLLGVVVLAVMPLLFIKDSEFGGADGAAEEAIKEISPNYEPWFQPFIEPPGGETESLLFAVQAALGAGVVGYAVGVYKGRTEKGKK; from the coding sequence GTGAAAAAGGGAATGAACTGGCTATTACTGCTGGGAGTCGTTGTTCTGGCGGTTATGCCGCTTTTGTTTATCAAGGATTCCGAGTTCGGTGGGGCTGATGGCGCAGCAGAAGAAGCGATTAAAGAGATCTCACCGAATTATGAGCCATGGTTCCAGCCGTTTATTGAACCGCCAGGAGGAGAGACGGAAAGCCTCTTGTTCGCTGTACAAGCAGCATTGGGTGCGGGTGTCGTTGGCTATGCGGTTGGAGTGTACAAAGGTCGTACGGAAAAAGGGAAGAAATGA
- a CDS encoding energy-coupling factor ABC transporter permease yields MNRSRWAASCLLIAGFVIYFMFNEPQTGHAMHIMEGYLPLSWALFWWVVFLPFFIFGVRSINRIVKEHPQMKLLLGVSGAFAFVLSALKIPSVTGSSSHPTGTGLGAIMFGPLAMSVLGSMVLLFQALLLAHGGLTTLGANAVSMAVVGPLVAYGVYRLIMKSGQQRLAVFAAAALADLATYVVTSIQLALAFPAASGGVLASFLKFAGIFAITQVPLAISEGLLTVLVWNWLQAYNANELAQLRLLKREESL; encoded by the coding sequence ATGAATCGTTCTCGCTGGGCGGCTAGCTGTTTGCTGATTGCCGGATTTGTCATCTATTTTATGTTCAATGAACCGCAGACTGGACACGCTATGCACATTATGGAAGGGTATTTGCCTCTATCTTGGGCCTTATTCTGGTGGGTCGTTTTCCTACCGTTCTTCATTTTTGGTGTTCGCTCTATTAATCGGATCGTTAAAGAACACCCACAAATGAAGCTGCTCTTGGGCGTATCGGGAGCCTTTGCTTTCGTACTGTCCGCACTAAAAATTCCTTCTGTGACGGGTAGTAGCTCGCACCCGACCGGTACTGGGCTCGGAGCCATCATGTTTGGACCGCTGGCGATGTCCGTACTCGGCAGTATGGTTCTGCTGTTTCAAGCGTTATTGCTGGCTCACGGTGGATTGACGACGTTGGGGGCCAATGCAGTTTCGATGGCAGTGGTAGGCCCGTTGGTCGCATACGGGGTCTATCGTTTGATCATGAAAAGTGGCCAACAGAGGCTTGCTGTATTTGCCGCCGCAGCATTGGCTGATTTGGCTACGTATGTTGTGACTTCGATTCAGCTGGCATTGGCTTTCCCGGCTGCTAGTGGAGGCGTCCTTGCTTCATTTCTCAAATTTGCCGGTATTTTTGCGATCACGCAGGTGCCGTTGGCGATCAGCGAAGGATTGCTGACCGTCTTAGTATGGAACTGGCTCCAAGCTTACAATGCGAATGAACTGGCGCAACTTCGTTTGCTGAAACGGGAGGAATCGCTGTGA
- a CDS encoding quinone-dependent dihydroorotate dehydrogenase, which translates to MYQLIRKYLFQQDPEEIHEKTIHALKLAEDSAPGKTLLKMIYQLRDERLETNVWGLKFPNPVGLAAGFDKNAEVYHALGALGFGFVEVGTLTPQGQPGNPKPRLFRLPEHQAVINRMGFNNLGAYLASQHLVDFAYSDVPIGINIGKNKVTPNEEAASDYSKCMDMLYAYGHYFVINISSPNTPNLRDLQETESLRVLVRAVREKAADMEMRGVKKKPILLKVAPDMSDEQMHDVVHAAVEEGISGIIATNTTLSREAVANHPKADEAGGLSGKPLTERSTAWVKQIYQEVGDKVPIVGVGGIYTGEDAYNKIRAGASLVQVYTGMIYQGPGIVKQINKQLLRLMERDGFSHISEVVGVDAK; encoded by the coding sequence ATGTATCAGCTTATACGCAAGTATCTGTTTCAGCAGGACCCTGAAGAGATTCATGAAAAAACCATTCACGCCCTGAAGCTGGCAGAGGATTCCGCTCCGGGCAAAACGTTACTGAAGATGATCTATCAATTGCGAGACGAACGCCTGGAAACGAATGTGTGGGGCCTCAAGTTCCCGAATCCAGTCGGTCTGGCAGCGGGTTTTGACAAAAATGCGGAAGTGTATCATGCGCTTGGTGCACTTGGATTCGGGTTTGTAGAGGTCGGGACGCTTACGCCGCAAGGACAGCCGGGCAATCCGAAGCCGAGACTGTTTCGCTTGCCTGAACACCAAGCCGTCATTAACCGGATGGGCTTTAATAACCTCGGAGCTTATCTGGCCTCTCAGCATCTGGTGGACTTTGCCTATTCCGATGTACCGATAGGCATTAATATCGGGAAGAACAAGGTCACACCAAATGAAGAAGCGGCCAGCGACTATAGCAAATGTATGGACATGCTGTATGCATATGGCCATTATTTCGTCATTAACATCAGCTCCCCGAACACACCAAATCTACGTGATTTGCAGGAGACGGAGAGCTTGCGCGTGCTTGTCCGTGCTGTTAGAGAAAAAGCAGCAGACATGGAAATGCGCGGTGTAAAGAAAAAACCGATTCTCTTGAAGGTAGCACCAGACATGTCGGACGAGCAGATGCACGATGTCGTTCATGCTGCGGTAGAAGAAGGCATTTCCGGCATCATCGCTACGAATACGACACTGTCCCGTGAGGCTGTCGCCAACCATCCAAAAGCGGATGAGGCGGGAGGCTTGAGCGGAAAACCGTTGACGGAACGCTCTACGGCTTGGGTAAAGCAGATTTACCAGGAAGTGGGCGACAAAGTTCCGATCGTGGGCGTCGGCGGTATTTACACTGGTGAAGATGCCTACAACAAGATTCGAGCGGGTGCGAGTCTGGTGCAGGTGTACACTGGGATGATTTATCAAGGACCGGGCATCGTCAAACAAATCAATAAGCAGTTACTGCGGTTGATGGAGAGGGACGGTTTTTCTCACATCAGCGAAGTGGTCGGTGTAGACGCGAAATAA